A DNA window from Aspergillus nidulans FGSC A4 chromosome V contains the following coding sequences:
- a CDS encoding putative SNF7 family protein (Cta1) (transcript_id=CADANIAT00003438), translated as MNRLFGTKNAAPKPTLEGAISNVDNRIASIDVKLASLNTELSSYQSKISKMRDGPGKNALKQKALKVLQRRKQYEAQREQLSQQSWNMEQAGMMQDNLKNVMTTVDAMKTTTKTLKKQYGNIDIDKIERMQDEMADLMEIGNEINESISRAYDVPEDVDEAELDAELEALGEDSLFESSMGESAVPSFMQDEVAPPQFIDEPPEQTKVKEPATGLG; from the exons ATGAATCGATTATTTGGCACGAAGAATGCAGCACCCAAGCCGACGCTGGAGGGCGCCATTTCTAAT GTCGATAACCGCATCGCCAGTATAGATGTCAAACTCGCCTCCCTGAACACGGAGCTTTCCTCATATCAGTCCAAAATCTCCAAAATGCGCGATGGCCCAGGCAAAAACGCGCTCAAACAGAAGGCACTGAAGGTTCTCCAACGCCGAAAGCAGTACGAAGCGCAGCGGGAGCAGCTCTCCCAGCAGTCCTGGAATATGGAACAAGCAGGGATGATGCAGGACAATCTGAAGAACGTCATGACGACAGTCGACGCGATGAAGACAACTACAAAGACTCTGAAGAAACAGTATGGGAATATCGACATTGACAAGATCGAGCGGATGCAGGATGAGATGGCAGACCTGATGGAGATTGGAAATGAGATTAACGAGAGTATCTCCCGAGCGTATGACGTACCTGAGGATGTGGATGAGGCAGAGCTTGAcgcggagctggaggcttTGGGCGAAGATAGCCTGTTCGAGAGCTCGATGGGTGAAAGCGCCGTCCCTAGCTTCATGCAGGATGAGGTGGCACCGCCACAATTCATCGATGAACCTCCAGAGCAAACAAAGGTCAAGGAACCTGCTACCGGGTTGGGCTGA
- a CDS encoding uncharacterized protein (transcript_id=CADANIAT00003439) codes for MFWRFGGYASVSAIDSLLDKPVVSLEELLDESELIQELKQLNTKLIEYLREDDVLKKLMDYVIAPSLVNDDEDDGDADTANQKEGSRAKDDDSAAGEKETDPLKDILDPEDLERAEKERLKRAYVACEILSSEVWSILDSIMANPEHLRGFWSFIRRPAPLDSIQASYFTKVNETLLDKKTGEMLELLKSMDDIIPAILQHVDNPMVMDLLLKLISLERAEGGQGIVDWLKSQDLIPRLLSFLSSEWPASVQTSAGDFLKAIITISANATQNDQSCIGPNSLTRQLVSLPCVETLVNAMLQGGNTLTVGVGIVIEVIRKNNSDYDPEHLNGPDSIPTMYDPIYLGTLLRVFAKHIPDFVALISSSKHTVVDGGKMKSVERGRLSSAWGAKIEPLGFDRFKTCELMAELLHCSNMGLLNEPGSDAYVKQRDAERERILKEGAFDQHHEGTSTFGGNDSTVDFVNGSVAGFGSPDDSRDLDATNAGEECFEDVSSSTVLVDKEKEPSSKEGDSNLEPSSAEQTPPTTGDQPETEAKEKTTAESKTSSDNGLSPTDDLASQINKMSLETTPVNDENQKPTESTETETGPVSASAPMSSNPDAVPAPLFAAKEQNQAAAVATADAPHQVKPSEAVGDISEKLPAEETQGDSQQSLHPDVQIDTNGQPVVGDYLKIMFAENKVVPTILDFFFRFPWNNFLHNVVYDVIQQVFNGPMDRGYNRILAIDVFETGRITQAIIEGQKRSDETQRSKRIRLGYMGHLTLIAEEVVKFSERHPPELLSTTVMDNVLNPEWIEYVEQTLSETRERDNAILGGVRPDISIGHRQGMLGAGQSSALADAGLNGMAGNQNFQGFDMVNQGSVSGGAFGAGGNSLLSGFASSSDDEDEDMEDLDDRHLAEGTAESGTENASSQPIPILPPPPAPLSLGPSRARRQLAARLAAQKQAAENAEGGETEDEKQRSTEFQWPSDTFGGQESNAGPSSEFPAANASSPTFPERRKERVPLEVDDDDDDMGEMVGPSMDSHMMDSDEEEDAILNESLGYPELGPGQYKSFRSSRLGQSPFGDDQNDSSEGEDEGLVEILVPGKKPQ; via the exons ATGTTTTGGCGCTTCGGGGGGTATGCGAGCGTCTCCGCCATCGACTCCCTTCTGGACAAACCCGTTGTCagccttgaagagctgcTAGACGAATCCGAACTGATCCAAGAACTCAAGCAACTGAACACGAAACTCATAGAGTATCTACGCGAAGATGAtgtcttgaagaagcttatGGACTACGTGATCGCCCCTAGCCTGGtgaacgatgatgaagatgacggtgatGCGGACACGGCTAATCAAAAGGAGGGTTCTCGGGCGAAGGATGATGACTCCGCGGCCGGAGAGAAGGAGACTGATCCTCTCAAGGATATATTGGATCCTGAGGACCTTGAGCGAGCGGAAAAAGAGCGTCTCAAGCGGGCCTATGTTGCGTGCGAGATTCTCTCATCCGAAGTTTGGTCTATTCTAGACTCTATTATGGCCAACCCTGAGCACTTACGCGGTTTCTGGAGTTTTATCCGGCGCCCAGCACCCCTTGACTCTATCCAGGCGAGCTATTTCACAAAGGTGAACGAAACATTATTGGATAAGAAGACGGGAGAgatgctggagctgctgaagtcGATGGATGACATTATTCCGGCAATTCTTCAGCATGTTGATAACCCCATGGTCATGGATCTTCTGTTGAAGCTGATCAGCTTGGAGAGAGCTGAGGGCGGCCAGGGCATCGTTGAT TGGCTCAAATCGCAGGATCTGATACCGAGATTGCTCTCCTTCCTGTCGTCTGAGTGGCCGGCTTCCGTTCAGACCTCCGCGGGAGATTTTCTTAAAGCCATCATAACCATATCGGCGAATGCAACGCAGAACGACCAATCTTGTATCGGCCCAAACAGTCTGACTCGTCAATTGGTTTCTCTGCCATGCGTGGAAACTCTTGTCAACGCGATGTTACAAGGCGGCAACACTTTGACAGTCGGTGTTGGAATTGTAATTGAAGTTATCCGGAAGAACAACTCTGATTATGACCCGGAGCACCTGAATGGACCTGATTCTATTCCTACCATGTACGATCCTATCTATCTCGGCACACTACTTCGTGTTTTCGCCAAACATATACCCGACTTTGTGGCGTTGATTAGCAGCTCAAAGCATAcggttgttgatggagggaagatgaagagcgtgGAACGTGGTCGGCTGAGCTCAGCCTGGGGCGCCAAAATTGAGCCGCTTGGTTTTGACAGGTTCAAAACGTGCGAATTGATGGCTGAGTTGCTTcattgcagcaacatggggCTGTTGAACGAGCCAGGGAGTGACGCTTATGTTAAGCAGAGAGATGCAGAGCGCGAGAGGATTTTAAAAGAAGGTGCATTCGATCAACACCACGAGGGTACTTCCACGTTTGGCGGTAATGACTCGACCGTGGATTTTGTCAATGGTTCCGTCGCGGGCTTTGGGTCTCCGGATGATTCAAGGGACTTAGACGCAACGAATGCTGGTGAGGAATGTTTTGAAGATGTTAGCTCATCCACTGTTCTTGTCgacaaagaaaaagagcCAAGCAGCAAGGAAGGGGACTCTAACTTAGAACCATCGTCAGCTGAGCAAACCCCGCCCACTACAGGGGACCAGCCTGAGACTGAGGCCAAAGAGAAAACCACTGCTGAGAGTAAGACGTCATCTGATAACGGGTTATCGCCCACCGATGACCTTGCCTCTCAAATCAATAAGATGTCGCTGGAAACAACACCGGTCAATGATGAGAACCAAAAACCCACGGAGTCTACGGAGACTGAAACAGGACCGgtctcagcatcagcccCAATGTCCTCGAATCCCGACGCTGTACCTGCCCCTCTGTTTGCTGCCAAGGAGCAAAACCAAGCAGCGGCTGTTGCTACAGCTGACGCCCCCCACCAGGTTAAGCCTTCAGAGGCTGTAGGCGACATATCTGAGAAATTGCCCGCAGAGGAGACCCAAGGTGATTCTCAACAATCCTTGCACCCCGACGTTCAAATAGACACAAATGGACAGCCTGTAGTCGGCGACTATCTGAAAATCATGTTCGCAGAAAACAAAGTTGTTCCCACCATACTG GACTTCTTTTTCCGCTTCCCCTGGAACAACTTCCTTCATAACGTCGTCTATGATGTCATCCAGCAGGTATTCAACGGACCTATGGATCGTGGATACAACCGTATTCTAGCCATCGATGTCTTCGAAACGGGCAGAATAACGCAGGCAATTATTGAAGGCCAAAAGCGGAGCGATGAGACTCAACGGAGCAAGAGAATCCGTCTCGGATATATGGGCCATCTGACACTAATTGCGGAGGAAGTTGTCAAATTCAGCGAGCGCCATCCTCCAGAGCTGCTTTCCACGACTGTAATGGACAACGTGCTCAACCCAGAGTGGATCGAATATGTTGAGCAGACACTTTCTGAGACGAGAGAGCGTGACAATGCtattcttggtggagttcGACCTGATATTTCCATCGGGCATCGGCAGGGTATGCTTGGGGCTGGTCAATCTTCAGCCCtggctgatgctggcttGAATGGCATGGCTGGCAACCAAAACTTCCAAGGATTTGACATGGTGAATCAAGGAAGTGTATCGGGTGGGGCATTTGGTGCTGGTGGCAACTCGTTGCTCAGTGGATTTGCAAGCTCcagtgacgatgaggatgaagacatggaggatctggatgaCCGGCACTTAGCCGAAGGAACCGCGGAAAGCGGCACCGAGAAT GCATCGAGCCAACCGATACCTATCCTCCCTCCGCCCCCAGCTCCCCTTAGCCTTGGCCCATCCCGGGCGCGGCGACAACTCGCTGCACGACTTGCGGCTCAGAAACAGGCAGCCGAAAATGCCGAGGGTGGTGAAACCGAAGACGAGAAGCAGCGCTCAACCGAGTTTCAGTGGCCGTCTGATACCTTTGGTGGCCAAGAATCAAATGCAGGTCCTTCATCGGAATTCCCCGCCGCTAATGCCTCGTCACCAACGTTCCCTGA ACGGCGCAAGGAGCGAGTTCCGCTTGAggttgatgacgacgatgacgatatGGGCGAAATGGTGGGCCCATCAATGGACTCTCACATGATGGActcagatgaagaggaagatgccatCCTCAATGAGTCACTAGGGTATCCAGAACTTGGGCCCGGGCAGTACAAGAGCTTCCGGAGCTCTCGATTGGGTCAATCTCCATTTGGGGATGATCAAAATGATAGCAGCGAAGGGGAGGATGAGGGGCTTGTGGAGATTCTTGTCCCAGGCAAGAAACCTCAGTGA
- a CDS encoding SET domain protein (transcript_id=CADANIAT00003440), with amino-acid sequence MARVRPFLHSPAESNLEVYTTLLEWMRDHGGSLHENVYISYDDSRGTHIRVKEGGVSGNTHIIKTPVATTMSYLNAIDFHAGDAHFPAHDVKFPSSFIERVGSEEVAIFFLIGQYLRGPESFWHPYIRTLPQPGSLTTLPYYEEEEDLEWLEGTSLLQARKRKVALLREKYESSSNELRESGFQDAERYSWDLYLWASTIFVSRAFSEKVLSGVIPEHEMPENTSVLLPFIDILNHRPLAKVEWRAGLQNVDFVVLEDVSVNEEIANNYGPRNNEQLMMNYGFCLANNPCDYRTVSLRAPPGSPLQFAREQQKQLFPNSSKNDIEDPFYVFNVFYPLLAPDIPMEHSVFSPALFNAISVLSANQRELENLEISEHAIQISNTYGNSRAALSALSQIVIELITHIVRLKSSEPAEPKQPRNLKQKHAKLYRESQISLSESALVIASWSVQRARTHGLQGSWDETKRLLSQHMSRIPQGKFPELVQSRIQVRILERPSILLHSGELFSFPELLSLLQHREADVLPTAQKCFDTILRTASRRIPALRGIDKNASPFRFPLFACFVVAVHTTNRHKHSSVSFHERQSFLPQRLSHWASFLLDHYLPPPDDVAWALEDEDDEGLVSEFDEVLGELRERNKDLFENLEPFTGGWHGNADAWWLSPNWVRWAWMMTEQETVQVPEDPLALLEGRYGEGGSLMLQTETYLYIPQE; translated from the exons ATGGCTCGGGTGCGGCCCTTTCTGC ACAGCCCCGCCGAGAGTAACCTCGAGGTCTACACAACGCTGCTAGAGTGGATGAGAGATCATGGCGGTAGCCTCCATGAAAATGTCTACATCAGCTACGATGATAGTCGTGGCACCCATATCCGGGTGAAGGAGGGTGGGGTGTCCGGCAACACACATATCATCAAGACACCTGTTGCTACCACCATGTCATATCTCAACGCCATAGATTTTCACGCTGGGGACGCACACTTCCCCGCTCACGATGTCAAATTCCCTTCTTCATTCATAGAAAGGGTAGGCTCTGAGGAGGTGGCAATTTTTTTTCTGATTGGGCAGTATCTGCGTGGGCCAGAGAGCTTTTGGCATCCGTATATTCGGACACTTCCTCAGCCTGGCTCTCTGACAACGCTCCCCTATtatgaagaggaagaggatctAGAATGGTTGGAAGGGACGAGCTTGTTGCAGGCACGGAAGCGAAAAGTGGCTCTTCTGCGGGAGAAGTATGAAAGTTCGAGCAATGAGCTTCGAGAGTCTGGATTTCAAGATGCAGAGAGATATTCATG GGATCTCTATCTCTGGGCGTCTACGATATTTGTCTCCCGTGCGTTCTCAGAGAAAGTGCTTTCTGGCGTAATTCCAGAGCACGAGATGCCCGAGAACACCTCTGTTCTCCTTCCGTTCATCGACATTTTGAACCACCGGCCACTCGCTAAAGTTGAATGGCGCGCCGGTCTACAGAACGTCGACTTTGTCGTACTGGAAGACGTTAGTGTAAACGAAGAGATTGCCAACAATTACGGCCCACGCAATAACGAGCAGC tgatgatgaattACGGCTTCTGCCTCGCCAACAACCCATGCGACTATCGCACCGTCAGTCTCCGCGCACCACCAGGCAGCCCTCTCCAATTCGCCCGcgagcagcagaaacagctcTTCCCCAACTCCAGCAAGAATGACATAGAGGACCCCTTCTACGTCTTCAATGTCTTCTATCCCCTTCTAGCCCCAGACATCCCCATGGAGCACTCAGTCTTCTCCCCAGCCCTCTTCAACGCCATCTCAGTTCTATCAGCAAACCAGCGCGAACTCGAAAACCTTGAGATCTCCGAGCACGCGATCCAGATTTCCAACACATACGGGAACTCTCGCGCAGCCCTCTCCGCACTAAGTCAGATCGTCATCGAACTGATCACACATATTGTGCGGTTGAAGTCGTCGGAACCggcagagccaaagcagccACGTAATCTCAAACAGAAACACGCAAAACTATACAGAGAAAGCCAAATAAGCCTCTCTGAATCAGCCCTCGTCATTGCGTCTTGGTCTGTACAGCGCGCACGCACTCACGGCCTCCAGGGCAGCTGGGACGAAACGAAACGCCTCCTCTCCCAACATATGTCCCGCATCCCACAAGGTAAATTTCCAGAATTAGTCCAATCACGCATCCAAGTCCGCATTCTCGAACGcccctccatcctcctccacagcggcgagctcttctccttcccagaGCTCCTCTCCCTTCTGCAACACCGCGAAGCCGACGTCCTTCCAACAGCACAAAAATGCTTCGACACTATTCTGAGAACGGCGTCGCGCCGCATCCCAGCTCTACGAGGCATCGATAAGAACGCTTCCCCCTTCCGGTTCCCACTCTTTGCCTGCTTTGTGGTTGCCGTGCATACCACAAACAGACATAAACACAGCTCGGTGTCGTTTCATGAGCGACAGAGTTTCCTTCCTCAACGTCTTTCTCACTGGGCTTCGTTCTTGTTGGACCATTATCTTCCGCCGCCGGATGATGTTGCGTGGGCtttggaggatgaggatgatgaggggCTAGTCAGCGAGTTCGATGAGGTTCTCGGTGAGTTACGTGAGAGAAATAAAGATCTCTTCGAAAATCTGGAGCCCTTCACGGGAGGTTGGCACGGGAATGCGGATGCTTGGTGGTTGTCTCCAAATTGGGTACGGTGGGCGTGGATGATGACGGAACAGGAGACAGTGCAAGTTCCGGAAGATCCACTTGCATTGCTCGAGGGAAGATATGGTGAGGGCGGGAGTTTGATGCTGCAGACGGAGACGTACTTGTATATTCCGCAAGAGTGA
- a CDS encoding NADH-quinone oxidoreductase subunit ndiA (transcript_id=CADANIAT00003441), translating into MISRAAAPSSTPLASLSSRSLRLQAPAARSFATVSDNAPPVHHHGGLKDQDRIFTNLYGHHGADLKSAMKYGDWYRTKDIVLKGHDWLISELKASGLRGRGGAGFPSGLKYSFMNFKDWDKDPRPRYLVVNADEGEPGTCKDREIMRKDPQKLIEGCLVVGRAMNANAAYIYIRGEFYHEATVLQQAINEAYQAGLIGKNACGTGYDFDVFIHRGMGAYVCGEETSLIESLEGKAGKPRLKPPFPAAVGLFGCPSTVTNVETVAVTPTIMRRGASWFAGFGRERNAGTKLFCISGHVNNPCTVEEEMSIPLRELIDRHCGGVRGGWDNLKAVIPGGSSTPIIPKSVCDDQLMDFDALKDSQTGLGTAAVIVMDKSTDVVRAISRLSTFYKHESCGQCTPCREGSKWTLQMMQRLEKGQAREREIDMLQELTKQVEGHTICALGEAFAWPIQGLIRHFRPELEARIKEYSEGLGGQQPLAGGWHPNSRAEGKLISPGM; encoded by the exons ATGATATCTCGAGCGGCGGCTCCTTCGTCTACTCCTCTCGCCTCCCTttcctcccgctccctccGACTCCAGGCTCCGGCCGCCCGCTCTTTCGCAACCGTTTCGGACAATGCTCCCCCCGTACACCACCACGGCGGTCTGAAGGACCAGGACCGGATTTTCACGAATCTTTACGGACACCATGGCGCCGACTTGAAGTCAGCCATGAAGTACGGAGACTGGTACAGGACTAAGGATATCGTGTTGAAGGGTCATGACTGG CTCATCTCAGAACTCAAGGCCTCTGGCCTGCGTGGTCGTGGCGGTGCTGGTTTTCCCTCTGGACTGAAATAC TCTTTCATGAACTTCAAAGACTGGGACAAGGACCCTCGGCCCCGGTATCTGGTCGTCAACGCTGATGAGGGTGAACCCGGAACCTGCAAGGACCGCGAGATTATGCGCAAGGACCCCCAAAAGCTGATCGAGGGCTGTCTGGTTGTCGGCCGTGCCATGAACGCCAACGCCGCCTACATCTACATTCGTGGCGAATTTTACCACGAAGCCACTGTCCTCCAGCAAGCCATTAACGAGGCTTACCAAGCCGGCCTAATTGGCAAAAACGCCTGTGGAACTGGCTACGACTTTGACGTATTCATCCATCGCGGAATGGGCGCCTATGTCTGTGGCGAGGAAACCTCGCTCATCGAGTCCCTCGAGGGCAAGGCTGGCAAGCCGCGCCTCAAGCCCCCGTTCCCCGCTGCCGTAGGTCTCTTCGGCTGCCCCAGCACTGTTACCAACGTTGAGACTGTTGCCGTCACACCAACCATCATGCGCCGAGGCGCCAGCTGGTTCGCCGGCTTTGGGCGCGAGCGCAATGCGGGTACGAAGCTCTTCTGTATCTCCGGCCACGTCAACAACCCCTGCACcgtcgaggaggaaatgTCCATCCCGCTCCGTGAACTGATTGACCGCCACTGCGGTGGCGTCCGAGGCGGCTGGGACAACCTCAAGGCCGTCATTCCTGGCGGTTCTTCCACCCCTATCATCCCCAAGTCCGTCTGTGACGACCAGCTCATGGACTTCGATGCCCTCAAGGACTCGCAAACTGGTCTTGGTACCGCCGCCGTTATTGTCATGGACAAGTCCACTGACGTCGTCCGCGCCATCTCCCGTCTATCCACTTTCTACAAGCACGAGTCCTGCGGCCAATGCACCCCCTGCCGTGAGGGAAGCAAGTGGACCCTGCAGATGATGCAGCGCCTCGAGAAGGGCCAGGCTCGCGAGCGCGAAATCGATATGCTCCAGGAACTCACCAAGCAGGTTGAAGGCCACACTATCTGTGCCCTTGGTGAGGCCTTTGCTTGGCCCATCCAGGGTCTGATTCGTCACTTCCGTCCGGAACTGGAAGCTCGTATCAAGGAATACTCAGAAGGGCTGGGCGGTCAGCAGCCACTTGCTGGTGGTTGGCACCCGAACAGCCGGGCAGAGGGCAAGCTGATTTCTCCTGGCATGTAA
- a CDS encoding putative MFS transporter (transcript_id=CADANIAT00003442), with product MASERSGYHQHHDRACPSIEIDEILPTDETVITPTTTSSLCQCSSSALSNASLRATAPPAEGSAMPTLMPTTTMGPRRYSAFSNSQKRFIVAMVTLASFFSPLSGQIYYPVMPTLVENYHLSNALINLTITTYMILQGVAPAFMGTFADACGRRPAYFFAFAIYTAANIGLALQDSYPALMVLRCIQSAGSSGTVSFGYGVIADIATPAERGSYVGPMAAGVMLAPALGPIIGGLLAKFLGWRSVFWFLAIGAGGYLVSYVFFVPETARTVVGDGRLFPRERWRWSAAQWLQRKWKSASGSGFNDDHGAHFEAATMQSAFNGSGQASTTSRLRFPNPLRALYILLEPDALIIVSSIGLLMLTNVALLTSTPSLFSKIYGFNDLQIGLCFLPLGIGAALGAVLNGYFLNRSYRRHAQSLDLPLDPSIATTLQDFPIEQSRLEIYFPLIILTILTLVPYGFVLERRANLSAPLILQFLNGFGTVACTNTLNTLLVDLFPDEPATAAAACNLVRCWLGALGAAVVDYMLSGMGWGWCFMFLGLLLLASIGLAWSEFVYGAKWRGSRRLRRERECESGRETIEIAEGEGDRRSGKG from the exons ATGGCTTCTGAGAGGTCTGGctatcatcaacaccatgatCGAGCCTGTCCCTCCATTGAGATAGACGAGATTCTCCCCACCGACGAGACCGTTATCACGCCGACGACGACCTCCTCTTTATGCCAGTGTTCGTCCTCCGCATTGTCTAATGCTTCTCTGAGGGCAACAGCTCCCCCCGCGGAAGGCTCAGCCATGCCGACACTCATGCCCACCACCACGATGGGACCCAGAAGATACTCAGCCTTCAGCAACAGTCAAAAGCGCTTCATCGTGGCTATGGTGACCCTAgcgtctttcttctctccgcTCTCCGGCCAAATCTACTATCCCGTCATGCCTACCCTCGTCGAGAACTACCACCTCAGCAACGCTCTGATCAACCTCACCATAACTACTTATATGATCCTGCAAGGCGTTGCACCTGCGTTTATGGGCACATTCGCTGACGCTTGTGGCCGTCGCCCTGCCtatttcttcgccttcgccatCTATACCGCAGCCAACATCGGCCTCGCTTTGCAAGACAGCTACCCGGCGCTCATGGTGCTGCGGTGCATTCAGAGCGCGGGTAGCAGCGGCACGGTCTCTTTTGGATATGGGGTTATTGCTGACATTGCGACGCCGGCGGAACGAGGCTCGTATGTTGGTCCTATGGCGGCGGGTGTTATGCTTGCGCCGGCGCTGGGGCCGATTATTGGAGGGTTGTTGGCAAAATTTCTGGGGTGGAGGAGCGTCTTTTGGTTTCTGGCTATCGGTGCTGGGGGGTACTTGGTCTCTTACGTTTTCTTTGTGCCGGAGACTGCGAGGACTGTTGTTGGGGATGGGAGACTGTTTCCTAGagaaagatggagatggtctGCGGCTCAGTGGTTGCAAAGGAAATGGAAGTCTGCGTCTGGCTCTGGGTTCAATGACGATCATGGAGCTCATTTTGAGGCTGCAACTATGCAGAGCGCTTTCAACGGCAGCGGAcaagcatcaacaacatcaagaCTACGATTCCCCAACCCTTTGAGAGCGCTTTACATCCTCCTTGAACCGGACGCTCTCATAATAGTCTCATCCATAGGCCTCTTGATGCTCACAAACGTTGCACTGCTCACCAGTACCCCAAGTCTGTTCTCAAAGATATACGGCTTCAATGACCTCCAGATCGGCCTATGCTTCCT TCCTCTAGGCATCGGCGCCGCTCTCGGTGCGGTCCTCAACGGCTACTTTCTAAATCGCAGCTATCGCCGCCACGCCCAGTCCCTAGACCTCCCCCTCGACCCATCTATAGCGACCACTCTCCAAGACTTCCCCATTGAGCAATCCCGCCTGGAAATTTACTTCCCCCTTATTATCCTCACAATCCTAACATTAGTACCCTATGGCTTCGTGCTGGAGCGGCGAGCGAACCTTTCCGCGCCCTTAATTCTGCAATTCCTCAACGGCTTCGGGACAGTCGCCTGCACAAACACGCTCAATACCTTACTTGTTGACCTGTTCCCTGATGAGCCGGCTACTGCAGCTGCGGCTTGTAATCTGGTCAGATGCTGGCTGGGAGCTCTTGGGGCAGCTGTTGTGGATTATATGTTGAGCGGCATGGGATGGGGTTGGTGCTTTATGTTTCTGGggcttttgctgctggcaTCTATTGGGCTGGCTTGGTCCGAGTTTGTCTATGGAGCGAAATGGAGGGGAAGTAGAAGATTGAGGCGTGAGAGGGAATGCGAAAGTGGGAGGGAAACAATAGAGATTGCTGAAGGGGAAGGTGATAGGAGATCAGGCAAAGGATGA